ACGCGGACGACCCCACCCTGCCCGGCAACCGCCGCATCTCGATCGTGCTGTTGCGCGAAAAGCCGGTCCTTCCCGATGGCCTGTGACGCCATCTGCGGCGCGATGACGCTCACGCGTGCTGCGCAGCTTGCGCAACCGCTGCAGATGCCGCCTAATCCCTTATCGGCCCGGTATCGTGGGCGAGGCCACTAGAGGGATCGGGCGCTTTCCGTGACGCAGCATTTTCCAACGCGACAGCTGCGCTTCTTCCTCACGGCGCCCACGCCTTGTCCCTATCTGCCCGGCCGCGAGGAGCGGAAAGTCTTCGCCCACCTGCCGCTGTCCGACGGCCCGACCGTCAATGACAGCCTGACCCAGGTCGGCTTCCGTCGCTCCCAGAACATCGCCTATCGGCCCGCCTGCGAGACCTGCCGCGCCTGCCAGTCAGCTCGCGCCCCGGCCGGCGACTACGTGTTCTCGCGGTCGGAACGCAAGGTTCTGACCCGCAACACCGACCTGGAACGCCATCTGGTCGAGGCCGAGGCGACGCTGGAGCAGTTCGAACTGCTGCGCCGCTATCTGCTGACCCGCCACGCCGATGGCGGCATGGCCGAGATGACCTGGCCCGACTATGTGGCCATGGTCGAGGACACGGCGGTCCGCACCCACCTGATCGAATACCGCCTGCGCTCGCAAGACCGCGGCCCGGGCGACCTGATCGCCTGCGTGCTGGTCGACGTGCTCGCCGACGGTCTCTCGCTGGTCTACAGCTTCTACGATCCCAGCCTGACCAAGCGCAGCCTGGGCTCGTTCATCATCCTGGACCACATCCTCCAGGCCCAGCTCAACGCCCTGCCCTACGTCTATCTGGGCTACTGGGTGCCGGGCAGCGAGAAGATGGCCTACAAGGCGCGCTTCTCGCCGCTGGAAATCCTCAAGCCCGGCGGCTGGGCCCTGATGTCGGCCCGCGAGCGCGGCGCCCGTCCGCCCAAGCCGGTCGGATGCGGCTCCAACGCCGGAGTCGAACTCAGCGACGCCGAACCGGCCGAGCTGGGGGGCTTCCCCAGCCCGGGCAAGCCCTAAGCAGAGCGTGGCAGCCGAAAGTGTCAGCGGTTTCGGCGCCCGCCACGCTCCACTCAAAGACCGCTTAGCGGGTGAAGCTGACCCCGCCGTCCACCGTGACGGCCGAGCCCGTCACATAGTCGCCGGCCCGCGAGGCCAGATAGATCGCCGCCCCGGCCATGTCCTCGGTCGTGCCGATCCGTCCGGCCGGGATGCTCTTGGACACCGCGTCCGAATGATCGCGAGCCACCTTGTTCATGTCCGAGGCAAAGGCGCCCGGCGCGATGCAGCTGACGGCGATGTTGTCGGCCGCCAGGCGGATGGCCATGCGCTTGGTCATGTGCAGCAGGCCGGCCTTGGACGCGCCATAGGGATAGGTCTCGTCGGTCGTCACCGACTGGCCGTCGATCGAGGCGATGTTGATCACCTTGGCCACGTGATCCTTGCCGGCAGCGCGTAGGTGGCCGATCAGGGCCTGGGTCAGGAAGAACGGGGTCTTCATGTTCAGGTCCACGACCTTGTCCCAACCGCTCTCGGGGAACTCGTCGAACGCCGCGCCCCAGGCCGCGCCGGCGTTATTGACCAGGATGTCCAGCTTGTCCTCGCGCTCGGCGATCCGGGCGACCAGGCCGTTGATGCCTTCCAGGGTCGAGACGTCGGCCGGCAGCGAGATGCACTCGCCGATCGCCGACAGCTCCTCGGCCGTCGCGTCGCAGGCGGCGGCCTTGCGGGCCGAGACGTATACACGGCGGGCGCCGTAGGTCAGGAAGCCCTCGGCGATCATCTTGCCGATGCCGCGCGAGCCGCCGGTGACCAGGGCCACGCGGCCCTTCAGGGAAAACAGGTTCTGCATCATGGGGGTCGGTCTTTCAAAAGCCGCGGCTGGCGGCGAGCGCGCCCAGCCGCTGGGTGATGTCGAAGAACTGGGCGACGGTCTCGTCGACAATCTGGGCGACCGGCTTGACCGCGTCGATCAGGCCGACGGTCTGGCCGGCGAGCGCCGGAGCCGCCTCCATGTCGCCGCCGAAATAGACGCCGAGGATGCCCTTCAGGACATCGGGCGGCATAAGGCCGGCGTCATGGATTTCGCGGGTGAGCTCGGACTTCAGGGCGCGAATGCAGGGGCTGGCCTTCTTGTTCAGCACCCAGGTGCCGGTCTCCTTGGCGCCGGTGATCGCGGCCTTGTAGTTGGCGTGCACCGGGCTTTCGGCGGCGCTGACGAAGCGGGTGCCCATCTGGATCGCCTCGGCCCCTAGGGCGAAGGCCGCGGCCATGCCGCGTCCGTCGCAGATGCCGCCGGCGGCGATCAGCGGAACATCGACCCGGGCGCGAATGGCCTGCAACAGCACCAGGGTCGAGACCTCCTCGGGGTTCTTGAAGCCCCCGCCCTCGGCCCCTTCCACCACCAGGCCGTCGACACCCGCCTCGACGCATTTGACCGCCGCGTCGACGGTGGGCACGGCGTGATAGACGACGATGCCGGCGTCCCGCAGCGGTCCGACGAACTTGGCCGGACTGCCGGCCGAGGTGGTGACGAACTTGACCCCGCTCTCGCAGACGAAGCGCAGCATGGCGCCGTCCTTGAGGAACAGGATCGGCAGGTTGACCCCGAACGGCAGGCCGCTGTCGGCCATCTTGCGGATCTCGGCCTTGCAGTTTTCAGTCTCGCCGGACGAGGTCTCGATGATCCCCAGTCCGCCGGCCCGCGAGACCGCGCTGGCCAGCGGATAGCGGGCGATCCAGCCCATGGGGGCTTGGACGATCGGATATTTGGCGCCGGTGTGGGCCAGGACGCGGTTGCCGGTCATGGGATCAGCAGCACCCGGCCGACGGCCTGACGGCTCTCTATATAGGCATGGGCGGCGGCGGCTTCCGACAGCGGGAAGGTCCGGTCGATCAGCACCTGCAACTCGCCCCGCGCCGCCTCGTCGATCAGTTGCTGGATCATGTCGTGCACGCGATCGGTCATGATCTCCGCGCCCAGGAACACGCCGGTCAGGCTGCGATTGCCGCCCATCAGCGACGACACATCCACCTTGGTCGGTTCACGCCCCGCCTGGCCGACCAACGAGATGCGACCGCGATAGGCCAGCGACAGGATGCTGGTCTGCAGAGTGGGTCCGCCGACAGGATCGACCACCACGTCAACGCCATTGCCCTTGGTCAGCTTCATGACCTCGGCGACCACGTCGTCGCGGCCATAGTTGATCCCATGATCAAGACCGAAGGACTTGAGGCGCTCCAGGCGCTCGTCGCTGGACGCCGTGGCCAGCACCGTCGCCCCTGCTCGCTTGGCCAGTTGGATCGCCGCGACGCCCACGGCCCCAGCGCCGGCCTGAACCAGCACGGTCTCGCCCGACTTCAGGTGGCCCGCGCCGA
The window above is part of the Caulobacter soli genome. Proteins encoded here:
- a CDS encoding arginyltransferase, giving the protein MTQHFPTRQLRFFLTAPTPCPYLPGREERKVFAHLPLSDGPTVNDSLTQVGFRRSQNIAYRPACETCRACQSARAPAGDYVFSRSERKVLTRNTDLERHLVEAEATLEQFELLRRYLLTRHADGGMAEMTWPDYVAMVEDTAVRTHLIEYRLRSQDRGPGDLIACVLVDVLADGLSLVYSFYDPSLTKRSLGSFIILDHILQAQLNALPYVYLGYWVPGSEKMAYKARFSPLEILKPGGWALMSARERGARPPKPVGCGSNAGVELSDAEPAELGGFPSPGKP
- a CDS encoding SDR family oxidoreductase; the protein is MQNLFSLKGRVALVTGGSRGIGKMIAEGFLTYGARRVYVSARKAAACDATAEELSAIGECISLPADVSTLEGINGLVARIAEREDKLDILVNNAGAAWGAAFDEFPESGWDKVVDLNMKTPFFLTQALIGHLRAAGKDHVAKVINIASIDGQSVTTDETYPYGASKAGLLHMTKRMAIRLAADNIAVSCIAPGAFASDMNKVARDHSDAVSKSIPAGRIGTTEDMAGAAIYLASRAGDYVTGSAVTVDGGVSFTR
- a CDS encoding NAD(P)H-dependent flavin oxidoreductase, producing the protein MTGNRVLAHTGAKYPIVQAPMGWIARYPLASAVSRAGGLGIIETSSGETENCKAEIRKMADSGLPFGVNLPILFLKDGAMLRFVCESGVKFVTTSAGSPAKFVGPLRDAGIVVYHAVPTVDAAVKCVEAGVDGLVVEGAEGGGFKNPEEVSTLVLLQAIRARVDVPLIAAGGICDGRGMAAAFALGAEAIQMGTRFVSAAESPVHANYKAAITGAKETGTWVLNKKASPCIRALKSELTREIHDAGLMPPDVLKGILGVYFGGDMEAAPALAGQTVGLIDAVKPVAQIVDETVAQFFDITQRLGALAASRGF
- a CDS encoding quinone oxidoreductase family protein, yielding MKAAVYYETGSPDVLKYEDVADPPCYPSGVVIRVEAVSIEGGDTLNRGGGQMAGSPHIVGYQAAGEIIEVGAEVTHLKVGQKVVTVNAFGSHAELRSVPARNAWPIPDGFDIQKASAIPVPFGTAHECLFGAGHLKSGETVLVQAGAGAVGVAAIQLAKRAGATVLATASSDERLERLKSFGLDHGINYGRDDVVAEVMKLTKGNGVDVVVDPVGGPTLQTSILSLAYRGRISLVGQAGREPTKVDVSSLMGGNRSLTGVFLGAEIMTDRVHDMIQQLIDEAARGELQVLIDRTFPLSEAAAAHAYIESRQAVGRVLLIP